One genomic region from Ralstonia pickettii DTP0602 encodes:
- a CDS encoding transcriptional regulator, whose translation MPQSPSRPPVRRTSAGIARLLPTLLAASVAASLAACAAGPDYHTPASDMAAAYPHAAALEARDATQPAPSLDSWWLGFDDPALTRVIQRALEQNLDLAAAIARVDQARAAASHAGAELLPQASLSGTVSKQHQSLEGPLGSLGKNLPGFDRNKTLYSVGVGASWEIDVAGGLRRGAEAAGAEAQAAEAEHMGVRVLVAAEAADAYFRVRGAQQRIAIAQQQVRTNARLLELVQLRLADGIGAERERAQAEAQLAQTRVTIPPLQIELETQLNRLDVLMGAQPGTYAAELLTPAERTAVPQISAAQGPANLLQRRPDVIAAERRLAASSARIGVATAEYYLKLSLSALLGFESLSAGKLFTASAFQPAAIAGLRWRLFDFGRVDAEVAQAKGANAEALATYRKAMLRATEDVENAIIALTQLELQSKDLAVEVAAHARARGATEDAYKGGAVSLFEVLEEDRLLLAARDQQARVRADNARAAVATFRALGGGW comes from the coding sequence ATGCCGCAAAGTCCATCCCGCCCTCCGGTCCGGCGCACCAGCGCTGGAATCGCCCGCCTCCTGCCAACCCTGCTTGCGGCCAGCGTCGCGGCCAGCCTGGCCGCCTGCGCGGCCGGCCCCGACTACCACACGCCAGCCTCGGACATGGCCGCTGCCTATCCGCATGCGGCGGCCCTGGAAGCCCGTGATGCCACACAGCCGGCGCCGTCACTGGACAGCTGGTGGCTGGGCTTTGACGATCCCGCGCTGACGCGGGTCATCCAGCGCGCCCTGGAGCAGAACCTCGACCTGGCGGCGGCCATCGCGCGAGTCGACCAGGCCCGCGCCGCGGCCAGCCACGCCGGCGCCGAACTGCTGCCGCAGGCGTCGTTGTCGGGCACCGTGAGCAAGCAGCACCAGTCGCTGGAAGGGCCTTTGGGCAGCCTCGGCAAGAACCTGCCTGGCTTTGACCGCAACAAGACGCTGTACAGCGTGGGCGTGGGGGCAAGCTGGGAGATCGACGTGGCCGGCGGCCTGCGGCGCGGCGCCGAGGCTGCCGGCGCGGAAGCCCAGGCCGCCGAAGCCGAGCACATGGGCGTGCGCGTGCTGGTGGCCGCGGAAGCGGCAGATGCCTACTTCCGCGTGCGCGGCGCGCAGCAGCGCATCGCGATCGCGCAGCAGCAGGTGCGGACCAATGCAAGACTGCTCGAGCTGGTGCAGTTGCGGCTCGCCGATGGCATCGGCGCCGAGCGGGAACGGGCCCAGGCGGAAGCGCAGCTCGCGCAGACCCGCGTGACCATCCCGCCGCTGCAGATCGAACTGGAGACGCAGCTGAACCGCCTCGACGTGTTGATGGGCGCGCAGCCCGGCACCTATGCGGCCGAACTCCTGACGCCCGCCGAACGCACGGCCGTGCCGCAGATCTCCGCGGCACAAGGTCCGGCCAACCTGCTGCAACGCCGCCCGGACGTGATTGCCGCCGAGCGCCGGCTGGCGGCATCCAGTGCCCGCATCGGCGTGGCCACTGCCGAGTACTACCTGAAGCTGTCGCTGTCCGCACTGCTCGGCTTCGAGAGCCTCTCCGCCGGCAAGCTGTTCACCGCGTCCGCCTTCCAACCCGCCGCGATCGCGGGGCTGCGCTGGAGACTGTTCGATTTCGGCAGGGTCGACGCGGAAGTGGCGCAAGCCAAAGGCGCGAACGCCGAGGCCCTGGCCACCTACCGCAAGGCGATGCTGCGCGCCACCGAGGATGTCGAGAACGCGATCATTGCCCTGACCCAGCTGGAGTTGCAGAGCAAGGACCTGGCCGTGGAAGTGGCCGCCCACGCCCGCGCGCGCGGCGCCACCGAGGACGCCTACAAGGGGGGCGCGGTCAGCCTGTTCGAAGTGCTCGAGGAAGACCGCCTGCTGCTGGCCGCTCGCGACCAGCAGGCGCGTGTGCGTGCCGACAACGCTCGCGCGGCGGTGGCAACGTTCCGTGCGTTGGGCGGCGGCTGGTAG
- a CDS encoding 4-oxalocrotonate tautomerase: MPVFHAHIPKGRYSREQKIAIGNALNRSLVVALDIPHGDRFIVLSEHGDDELFIDPTFMGMERTAGAMIIRILVGAHRPASDKQALMAEVCRQLKDAAGISPDDIFIALVPVPNENFSFGRGIAQLADKPPQW, from the coding sequence ATGCCTGTATTCCACGCACATATCCCCAAAGGCCGCTATTCGCGCGAGCAGAAGATCGCGATCGGCAATGCACTGAACCGCTCCCTGGTGGTCGCACTGGACATCCCGCACGGCGATCGCTTCATCGTGCTCAGCGAGCACGGCGACGACGAATTGTTTATCGATCCCACCTTCATGGGCATGGAGCGCACAGCCGGCGCGATGATCATCAGGATCCTTGTCGGCGCGCACCGCCCGGCCAGCGACAAGCAGGCGCTGATGGCGGAAGTCTGCCGGCAGCTCAAGGACGCCGCCGGCATCTCGCCGGACGACATCTTTATCGCGCTGGTCCCGGTCCCGAACGAGAACTTCTCCTTCGGCCGCGGCATCGCCCAACTGGCTGACAAACCACCGCAGTGGTGA
- a CDS encoding enoyl-CoA hydratase (Catalyzes the reversible hydration of unsaturated fatty acyl-CoA to beta-hydroxyacyl-CoA) → MTTFSSLLQRTEGRVLVLTINNPGKRNAIAADLYDNIRAALAAAADNPEIGAIVLTGADNYFCAGGDLELISKRRDLTYEERIERLGHLHDVVAKLRDFPKPIVAAVEGGAAGAGFSLAVACDLLVASAGAAFSIAYVKVGLTPDGGITGLLAQSLSRQVLTQLALTGDRITAEQLQQFGVVNQLVEAGQVGAVAIALAERLAQGPQQAMASIKALCRHAHERTLDDQLEAERISMAVAQGGAEAAEGIAAFLGKRPTDFASLPRGKAG, encoded by the coding sequence ATGACCACTTTTTCTTCTTTGCTGCAGCGCACGGAAGGCCGCGTGCTGGTGCTCACCATCAACAATCCCGGCAAGCGCAACGCCATCGCGGCCGACCTCTATGACAACATCCGCGCCGCGCTGGCCGCTGCCGCGGACAATCCGGAGATTGGCGCGATCGTGCTGACCGGCGCCGACAACTACTTCTGTGCAGGCGGCGACCTGGAACTGATCAGCAAGCGGCGGGACCTGACTTACGAGGAGCGCATCGAGCGCCTCGGGCACCTGCACGACGTGGTGGCCAAGCTGCGCGATTTCCCGAAGCCGATCGTGGCGGCGGTCGAAGGCGGGGCGGCGGGCGCGGGCTTCTCGCTGGCAGTGGCCTGCGACCTGCTCGTGGCGTCTGCTGGTGCTGCCTTCTCGATCGCCTATGTGAAGGTGGGGCTGACCCCGGATGGCGGCATTACGGGCCTGCTGGCACAAAGCCTGTCGCGGCAGGTGCTGACGCAGCTGGCGTTGACCGGCGATCGCATCACGGCGGAGCAGCTGCAGCAGTTCGGGGTCGTCAACCAGTTGGTTGAAGCGGGACAGGTCGGCGCCGTGGCGATCGCGCTGGCGGAGCGGCTTGCGCAAGGGCCCCAGCAGGCCATGGCATCGATCAAGGCGCTGTGCCGGCATGCCCATGAGCGCACGCTCGACGACCAGCTGGAAGCCGAGCGGATCTCGATGGCCGTGGCCCAGGGCGGCGCCGAAGCCGCCGAAGGCATTGCTGCATTCCTTGGGAAACGGCCCACCGATTTTGCCAGCCTGCCCCGCGGCAAAGCTGGCTGA
- a CDS encoding 2-dehydropantoate 2-reductase (K00077: panE, apbA; 2-dehydropantoate 2-reductase [EC:1.1.1.169]), with product MNGGAMKILVLGAGAMGGYYGARLIEAGADVTFLVRPGRAQALERHGLAVRSELGGFHRPVSTVQAGKVEAQYDLVLLACKAYDLDDAIAAISPAVGPRTAVLPLLNGLAAYDRLDHRFGRERVLGGVSYIATTLAADGTVLHAGRMDRLVVGARAAQTSALAAEFHALVSRAAGVREISATIEQELWNKWAMIAAGAVMTCLMRGTVADIMKTHDGRRLMLDAIAECHTVAQLCGHAIPEPVADAMQARLLDRASTWAASMMRDIAQGAPRIEADAIVGDLIARAAKHGRDLPLSRTAYCHLQVYEGQRAAQQTAG from the coding sequence GTGAACGGGGGCGCCATGAAGATATTGGTACTTGGTGCCGGTGCAATGGGTGGCTACTACGGCGCGCGACTGATCGAAGCCGGTGCGGACGTGACTTTCCTGGTGCGGCCCGGACGCGCGCAGGCGCTGGAACGCCATGGGCTGGCGGTGCGAAGTGAGCTTGGCGGCTTCCATCGCCCGGTAAGTACGGTCCAGGCGGGCAAGGTCGAGGCGCAGTATGACCTCGTCCTTCTGGCTTGCAAGGCCTATGACCTTGACGATGCGATCGCTGCGATCAGTCCGGCAGTCGGCCCCCGCACGGCGGTCTTGCCTCTGCTCAATGGCCTGGCTGCCTATGACCGGCTCGACCATCGCTTTGGCCGGGAGCGCGTGCTGGGCGGGGTCTCGTACATCGCGACAACACTGGCCGCGGACGGCACCGTCCTGCACGCTGGCCGCATGGACCGGCTGGTGGTCGGCGCGCGCGCCGCGCAGACGTCCGCGCTGGCCGCGGAGTTCCATGCGCTGGTGTCCCGGGCAGCGGGCGTGCGCGAGATATCCGCGACGATCGAGCAGGAGCTGTGGAACAAATGGGCCATGATCGCCGCAGGCGCGGTCATGACCTGCCTGATGCGAGGGACCGTGGCGGACATCATGAAGACGCATGACGGCCGTCGCCTGATGCTTGATGCGATCGCGGAGTGCCATACAGTGGCGCAACTGTGCGGGCACGCCATCCCGGAACCTGTTGCCGATGCCATGCAGGCCCGCCTGCTGGACCGTGCATCGACCTGGGCTGCGTCGATGATGCGGGATATTGCCCAGGGCGCCCCGCGCATCGAAGCCGACGCCATCGTCGGCGATCTCATCGCTCGCGCTGCCAAACACGGGCGCGATCTCCCGTTGAGCCGCACGGCCTATTGCCACCTGCAGGTCTATGAGGGTCAGCGCGCTGCGCAGCAGACTGCTGGCTGA
- a CDS encoding HxlR family transcriptional regulator, giving the protein MQRKPLGETPCPIARTAARVADSWSVLILREAFYGVTRFDEFQQNLDIAPNMLTRRLNSLVEEGMLQRRQYCDRPPRSEYILTERGRDFRPVLLAMLAWGNKHLAPEGESVQLANRRTGERVEPVLVDAASGRPITDPDYHLAPGPAASERIRRRLGRSAEA; this is encoded by the coding sequence ATGCAGAGAAAGCCACTTGGTGAAACGCCGTGCCCCATTGCCCGCACGGCGGCGCGCGTTGCCGACAGCTGGAGCGTATTGATCCTGCGCGAAGCGTTCTACGGCGTGACGCGTTTCGATGAGTTCCAGCAGAACCTGGATATCGCCCCCAATATGCTCACCCGCCGCCTGAACTCACTGGTGGAGGAGGGCATGCTGCAGCGGCGCCAGTACTGTGACCGGCCACCGCGCTCGGAATACATCCTGACCGAGCGCGGCCGCGATTTCCGCCCGGTGCTGCTGGCCATGCTGGCCTGGGGCAACAAGCATCTCGCGCCTGAGGGCGAAAGCGTGCAGCTGGCGAACCGGCGCACAGGCGAGCGTGTCGAGCCGGTGCTGGTTGATGCCGCCAGCGGGCGCCCCATCACCGACCCCGATTACCATCTCGCGCCTGGCCCGGCGGCCAGCGAGCGCATACGCCGGCGGCTGGGCCGCTCGGCCGAAGCCTGA
- a CDS encoding hypothetical protein (K06889: K06889): MVNRSDVEFQAGDGITLRGWLFTPAAPGKHPAISMCHGFAAVKEHGLEPFARAFAQAGFVVLVHDHRNFGASDGVPRHDIDPMAQVADWRAALGYLAARPEVDPDQLGIWGSSYSGGHALILAAIDRRVKCVVSQVPTISGSEQGRRRVRPEALPALLEMFAADQRAQEGGAPPRMQAVASADTTKPAAYRSADSIAFYTQDLGGAAWLNAVTLRSTRAARSYEPGEWISKIAPTPLLMIVASDDDITMTDLEVDAFTRAAQPKRLVMIPGGHFAPYSEQFAVASAAATNWFQQHLSGVLSPQD; this comes from the coding sequence ATGGTGAACAGGAGCGATGTCGAGTTCCAGGCCGGGGATGGCATCACGTTGCGCGGCTGGCTGTTCACGCCTGCTGCGCCGGGGAAGCACCCGGCGATCTCGATGTGTCATGGTTTTGCCGCGGTCAAGGAGCACGGACTGGAGCCCTTTGCGCGAGCCTTCGCGCAGGCCGGCTTCGTTGTGCTCGTGCACGACCACCGCAACTTCGGCGCGAGTGATGGAGTGCCCAGGCACGACATTGACCCGATGGCGCAGGTTGCCGACTGGCGTGCTGCGCTGGGCTACCTTGCCGCGCGTCCGGAGGTCGATCCCGATCAGCTTGGCATCTGGGGCAGCAGCTACAGCGGTGGCCATGCCCTGATCCTGGCCGCGATCGACCGGCGGGTGAAATGCGTGGTGTCGCAGGTGCCAACCATCAGCGGCTCCGAGCAAGGCCGGCGCCGGGTGCGTCCCGAGGCCTTGCCCGCGTTGCTCGAGATGTTCGCTGCCGACCAGCGCGCACAGGAGGGTGGCGCACCGCCCCGGATGCAGGCCGTCGCCAGCGCGGACACGACCAAGCCGGCGGCGTATCGCTCCGCCGACTCCATCGCCTTCTATACCCAGGACCTCGGCGGCGCCGCCTGGCTCAACGCCGTCACGCTGCGCTCGACCCGCGCCGCGCGCTCCTATGAGCCAGGCGAATGGATCAGCAAGATCGCCCCGACGCCGTTGCTGATGATCGTTGCCAGCGACGACGACATCACGATGACCGACCTGGAAGTCGATGCCTTTACGCGGGCTGCCCAGCCAAAGCGGCTGGTGATGATCCCGGGCGGCCACTTCGCCCCGTACAGCGAGCAATTCGCGGTAGCCAGCGCTGCCGCTACCAACTGGTTCCAGCAGCACCTTAGCGGCGTACTGAGCCCGCAGGACTGA
- a CDS encoding hypothetical protein (K03255: TIF31, CLU1; protein TIF31), with translation MTNPQIIEACRKALTGFEKNDKTDLLNVLADDVVFEFSDSLPYGGTYNGKAEFQAFWKHVYQEYEYFNYDARAILEAEDYVIVPVIARAKTKRGFSMENEHLFLFRVKDGKIVYGRIYADTARGRDVLEGREPRRFPKLQLS, from the coding sequence ATGACGAACCCCCAGATCATCGAGGCCTGCAGAAAAGCACTGACCGGCTTTGAGAAGAACGACAAGACCGACCTGCTCAATGTGCTTGCCGACGATGTCGTGTTCGAGTTCTCGGACTCTCTGCCGTATGGTGGCACCTACAACGGCAAGGCTGAGTTCCAGGCGTTCTGGAAGCACGTGTACCAGGAGTACGAGTACTTCAACTACGACGCGCGGGCCATTCTCGAGGCCGAAGACTATGTCATCGTTCCCGTGATTGCACGAGCAAAGACCAAGCGCGGCTTTTCCATGGAAAACGAGCACCTGTTCCTGTTCCGCGTGAAGGACGGAAAGATCGTCTACGGACGCATCTATGCCGATACCGCGCGCGGACGCGATGTGCTCGAAGGGCGCGAACCCCGGCGTTTTCCCAAGCTCCAGCTGTCCTGA
- a CDS encoding DSBA oxidoreductase translates to MTTASLTRPAPAAVATPDEMSTGAKVFAFGTMCVGMFIALLDIQIVSASLRDIGGALSAGTDETVWIQTSYLIAEIIVIPLSGWLSRVMSTRWLFAASAAGFTVTSLLCGVAWDIHSMIVFRALQGFLGGSMIPMVFTTAFAFFVGPQRVIAAATVGGLASLAPTLGPTIGGWITDHYSWHWLFFINLVPGIFVTIAVPLLVKVDRPNWSLVRGADYLGMGLMALFLGCLEYTLEEGPRWDWFGDDVILATAWISGLSGVAFIWRTLTYANPLVDLRALKDRNFALGCFFSFVTGIGIFATIYLTPLFLGRVRGFSALDIGLAVFSTGVFQMASIPLYAFLANRVDLRWLMMAGLALFAVSMWYFAPITHDWGAAQLLLPQALRGMAQQFAVAPTVTLTLGSLPPERLKLASGLFNLMRNLGGAIGIAACATALNNRGNLHFMREAEHLNISNEAMSNLLQGLSNQFVAIGLDAADAQTAALRQLWGLAWREAQTQTFGDIFLLILVCFAIATAMVPLMRKVAAPKGRRQMRIECRQDTGAYCKVQDSATTPVPHGASPDARATD, encoded by the coding sequence ATGACCACGGCCAGCCTGACCCGCCCTGCGCCCGCCGCGGTGGCGACGCCGGACGAGATGTCCACCGGCGCCAAGGTGTTCGCCTTTGGCACGATGTGCGTGGGCATGTTTATCGCATTGCTGGATATCCAGATCGTTTCCGCGTCGTTGCGCGATATCGGCGGTGCGCTCTCGGCCGGCACCGATGAAACGGTCTGGATACAGACCAGCTACCTGATCGCGGAGATCATCGTCATCCCCTTGTCCGGCTGGCTGTCCCGCGTGATGTCGACGCGCTGGCTGTTCGCCGCCTCGGCGGCGGGCTTCACGGTGACCAGCCTGCTGTGCGGGGTGGCGTGGGACATCCACAGCATGATCGTGTTTCGGGCGCTGCAGGGTTTTCTGGGCGGCTCGATGATCCCGATGGTGTTCACCACGGCCTTTGCTTTCTTCGTCGGCCCCCAGCGCGTTATCGCCGCAGCCACCGTCGGCGGGCTGGCCTCGCTGGCGCCGACACTGGGGCCTACCATCGGCGGCTGGATCACCGATCACTATTCCTGGCACTGGCTGTTCTTCATCAACCTCGTGCCAGGCATCTTCGTCACCATTGCGGTGCCGCTGCTGGTCAAGGTCGACCGGCCCAACTGGTCGCTGGTACGTGGTGCCGATTACCTGGGCATGGGGCTGATGGCGCTGTTCCTGGGTTGTCTCGAATACACCCTGGAAGAAGGGCCGCGCTGGGACTGGTTCGGCGACGACGTGATCTTGGCCACCGCCTGGATCTCCGGCTTGTCGGGCGTGGCCTTCATATGGCGCACGCTGACCTATGCCAACCCGCTGGTGGACCTGCGCGCACTCAAGGACCGCAACTTCGCGCTCGGCTGCTTCTTCTCCTTTGTCACCGGCATCGGCATCTTCGCCACCATCTACCTGACCCCGCTGTTCCTGGGGCGCGTGCGCGGGTTCAGCGCGCTGGATATCGGGCTGGCGGTGTTTTCCACCGGCGTGTTCCAGATGGCGTCGATCCCGCTCTATGCCTTCCTGGCGAACCGGGTCGACCTGCGCTGGCTGATGATGGCCGGCCTGGCGCTGTTTGCGGTGTCGATGTGGTATTTCGCCCCCATCACGCACGACTGGGGCGCGGCGCAGCTGCTGTTGCCGCAGGCGCTGCGCGGCATGGCGCAGCAGTTCGCGGTGGCGCCCACGGTGACGCTGACGCTGGGCAGCCTGCCGCCGGAGCGGCTCAAGCTTGCGTCCGGGCTGTTCAACCTGATGCGCAATCTTGGAGGCGCCATCGGCATCGCGGCTTGCGCGACCGCGCTCAACAATCGCGGCAATCTGCACTTCATGCGCGAGGCAGAGCACTTGAATATCAGTAATGAAGCCATGAGCAACCTGCTGCAGGGGCTCAGCAACCAGTTTGTGGCGATCGGGCTCGATGCCGCCGATGCGCAGACTGCGGCGCTCAGGCAATTGTGGGGGCTGGCCTGGCGCGAGGCGCAGACACAGACATTTGGCGACATCTTCCTGCTGATCCTGGTCTGCTTCGCGATTGCCACCGCGATGGTGCCGCTGATGCGCAAGGTTGCAGCACCGAAGGGCCGTCGGCAGATGCGCATTGAATGCCGTCAGGACACGGGAGCCTATTGCAAGGTCCAGGACTCGGCCACCACGCCTGTTCCGCACGGCGCGTCGCCTGACGCGCGTGCGACCGATTGA
- a CDS encoding MaoC family dehydratase: MNIQYIEDLAPGQKYGSGRLQVEPDRIKSFAAEFDPQPFHLDEDAARDTLFRGLAASGWHTAALTMRLLVDGELRPAGGIIGAGFEELRWPKPVRPGDALRVESEILEVRTSKSRPDQGIVKVRITTFNQHDEPVQAGVVNLVVQCRPVDNA; encoded by the coding sequence ATGAACATCCAATACATCGAGGATCTGGCCCCGGGCCAGAAGTACGGTTCAGGGCGGCTGCAGGTCGAGCCGGACAGGATCAAATCCTTCGCCGCCGAGTTTGACCCGCAGCCTTTCCATCTCGATGAAGACGCTGCCCGCGACACGCTGTTCCGCGGCCTGGCCGCGAGCGGCTGGCACACGGCGGCGCTGACCATGCGCCTGCTGGTCGACGGCGAGCTTCGGCCCGCGGGCGGCATCATCGGTGCGGGGTTTGAGGAACTGCGCTGGCCCAAGCCGGTGCGGCCCGGCGATGCGTTGCGTGTCGAGAGCGAGATCCTGGAGGTGCGGACGTCGAAGTCGCGCCCTGACCAGGGCATCGTGAAGGTGCGCATCACGACCTTCAACCAGCATGATGAGCCGGTGCAGGCCGGCGTCGTCAACCTGGTCGTGCAGTGCCGTCCCGTCGATAACGCGTGA
- a CDS encoding 3-ketoacyl-CoA thiolase (K00626: E2.3.1.9, atoB; acetyl-CoA C-acetyltransferase [EC:2.3.1.9]) has protein sequence MNARDVVLCQPVRTAIGAYNGSLKSIPATELGATVIRASVQAAGIDPEQVGSVVFGNVIQAGNRMNPARQAAIGAGLPVSVPAMTVNRVCGSGAQAIATAADEVRLGYVDVAVAGGMENMDRAPYLMPSGRWGQRMGDTVLHDSMLYDGLHDAFSGQHSGWHTEDLVARYALSRDAQDRWAERSQRNFALAQAQGRFAGQIVGVPVKGKGGTTMFQADEANRPDTSLETLGKLKPAFRPDGTITAGNAPGLNSGAAAMIVAERSLAEARGLQPMARLVAYGVGAVEPGLFGLGPVPAVRQALQRAGWQLGDIERIEINEAFAAVPLAVAAELGLPHDIINVDGGAIAHGHPIGATGAVLTTRLLHAMRADGIRRGIVTLCIGGGQGIALALEALA, from the coding sequence ATGAATGCAAGAGATGTCGTGCTGTGCCAGCCCGTGCGGACCGCCATTGGCGCCTACAACGGCTCATTGAAATCCATTCCGGCGACCGAGCTCGGTGCCACGGTGATCCGGGCATCGGTGCAGGCCGCGGGAATCGATCCGGAACAGGTTGGCAGCGTCGTGTTCGGCAATGTGATTCAGGCCGGCAACCGGATGAACCCCGCCCGCCAGGCAGCCATCGGCGCGGGCCTGCCGGTTTCAGTGCCTGCCATGACCGTCAATCGCGTATGCGGCTCCGGGGCACAGGCTATCGCAACGGCCGCGGATGAGGTGCGGCTGGGTTATGTCGACGTGGCCGTTGCCGGCGGCATGGAAAATATGGACCGCGCGCCTTACCTGATGCCTTCCGGGCGCTGGGGACAACGCATGGGCGACACGGTACTGCATGACAGCATGCTCTACGACGGACTGCACGATGCATTCTCCGGACAGCACTCCGGATGGCATACCGAGGACCTGGTCGCGCGCTATGCGCTCAGCCGGGACGCGCAGGACCGCTGGGCCGAACGTTCGCAGCGCAACTTCGCGCTGGCCCAGGCGCAGGGGCGATTCGCCGGCCAGATCGTCGGCGTGCCGGTGAAGGGGAAGGGCGGCACCACGATGTTCCAGGCGGACGAAGCCAACCGGCCAGACACCAGCCTCGAAACGCTCGGCAAGCTCAAGCCCGCGTTCCGCCCGGACGGCACCATCACGGCCGGCAATGCACCGGGGCTCAACAGCGGGGCGGCGGCCATGATCGTTGCCGAACGTTCGCTGGCCGAGGCCAGGGGGCTGCAGCCGATGGCGCGGCTGGTGGCCTATGGGGTGGGCGCGGTGGAGCCCGGCCTGTTCGGGCTGGGGCCCGTCCCGGCAGTGCGGCAGGCGCTGCAGCGCGCCGGCTGGCAGCTGGGCGATATTGAACGCATCGAGATCAATGAAGCGTTTGCCGCGGTTCCCCTGGCGGTGGCTGCGGAGCTGGGTTTGCCCCACGACATCATCAATGTCGACGGTGGCGCCATTGCGCACGGCCATCCGATCGGAGCGACCGGCGCGGTGCTCACCACGCGCCTGCTGCATGCCATGCGCGCGGATGGTATCCGGCGCGGCATCGTCACGCTGTGCATCGGCGGCGGACAAGGGATTGCGCTGGCGCTCGAGGCGCTGGCCTGA
- a CDS encoding hemolysin D (K03543: emrA; multidrug resistance protein A) — protein MSSNTLTERAGSEPVPASKSKASPKRLLATGALVIAGLAGIGYGYHWWTSARYLQSTDDAYVGGDVTVIGAKVGGYIAEVAVTDNQSVHAGDVLVRIDDRDYRAALAKAEGAVAAQQALLANLDATARLQEAVIAQAKAGIAATNADTVRAHDDQVRYASLVAKAAVSIQSSQKADSDYKQAQANGEKARASLLAAQRQLEVIGTQKQQAEASLAQAIAERDIAKLNLSYTELRAPVDGTVGNRRARVGAFAGAGSQLLSVVPASGLWVDANFKEGQLAHMRPGMPVEIEADVLPGRVFHGHVASLAPATGAQFSVLPAENATGNFTKIVQRVPVRIRLDEQDARLGVLRPGLSVVAQVNTQPGKQVH, from the coding sequence ATGAGCAGTAACACGCTGACTGAACGGGCGGGTAGCGAACCCGTTCCCGCGTCGAAATCCAAGGCCAGTCCCAAACGGCTCCTGGCGACCGGCGCACTGGTTATCGCCGGACTGGCCGGGATCGGCTACGGCTACCACTGGTGGACGTCGGCCCGCTACCTGCAGAGTACCGACGACGCCTACGTCGGGGGCGATGTCACGGTGATCGGTGCCAAGGTCGGTGGCTACATCGCGGAAGTCGCGGTGACCGACAACCAGTCGGTCCACGCGGGCGATGTGCTGGTCCGCATCGACGACCGCGACTACCGCGCCGCGCTGGCCAAGGCCGAGGGCGCCGTTGCCGCACAACAGGCACTGCTGGCAAACCTGGATGCCACCGCGCGCCTGCAGGAGGCTGTCATTGCCCAGGCCAAGGCCGGCATAGCGGCTACCAATGCCGACACCGTACGGGCGCACGACGACCAGGTGCGCTACGCCAGCCTCGTGGCGAAGGCGGCGGTATCCATCCAGAGCTCGCAAAAGGCTGACTCGGACTACAAGCAGGCGCAGGCCAATGGCGAGAAGGCGCGTGCCTCGCTGCTGGCCGCGCAGCGCCAGCTCGAAGTCATTGGCACGCAGAAGCAGCAGGCCGAGGCGTCGCTGGCGCAGGCGATCGCCGAGCGCGACATCGCGAAGCTGAACCTCAGCTATACGGAACTGCGCGCGCCCGTGGACGGCACCGTGGGCAACCGCCGCGCCCGCGTCGGCGCCTTTGCCGGTGCCGGCAGCCAGCTGCTGTCCGTCGTGCCGGCCAGCGGGCTGTGGGTGGACGCCAACTTCAAGGAAGGACAACTGGCGCACATGCGCCCCGGCATGCCGGTCGAAATTGAAGCCGATGTCCTGCCCGGACGGGTCTTCCATGGCCATGTTGCAAGCCTGGCGCCCGCCACCGGTGCGCAGTTCAGCGTGTTGCCGGCTGAGAATGCCACCGGCAACTTCACCAAGATCGTTCAGCGCGTGCCGGTGCGGATCCGCCTGGATGAGCAGGATGCCCGGCTTGGCGTCCTGCGTCCGGGCCTGTCGGTCGTCGCCCAGGTCAATACGCAGCCCGGCAAGCAGGTGCATTGA